From a region of the Odoribacter splanchnicus DSM 20712 genome:
- a CDS encoding cytidylate kinase-like family protein: MEKKIIITIGRQYGSGGRYVGKKLAEQLGIAFYDKELINLASKESGICGEFFEKADERNSGSLLKALAMGFSMNNAIFQSNDYLSNESLFQIQSDVIRKVAAEQSCILVGRCADYILRDNENCISVFISARMEDRIRRAVEYAHIEEKEAEEYIRKADKSRASYYNYYTDKIWGAAESYDLCISSSVYGIDETTAFIREFVSKR; encoded by the coding sequence ATGGAAAAGAAAATAATCATCACCATCGGAAGACAGTACGGTAGCGGTGGCCGCTATGTCGGTAAGAAGCTGGCTGAACAATTGGGTATTGCGTTTTACGATAAAGAATTGATCAACCTGGCTTCGAAAGAAAGCGGCATATGCGGTGAATTTTTCGAGAAAGCGGACGAACGGAATTCCGGTAGCCTGCTGAAAGCTTTAGCTATGGGTTTTTCGATGAATAACGCCATTTTTCAAAGTAACGATTACCTGTCAAACGAATCGTTGTTTCAGATTCAGTCGGATGTGATCCGTAAAGTGGCTGCCGAACAGTCGTGTATCCTGGTTGGCCGTTGTGCAGACTATATTTTGCGGGATAATGAAAATTGCATAAGTGTTTTTATCAGTGCCCGTATGGAGGACCGGATCCGGCGGGCTGTCGAGTATGCTCATATCGAAGAGAAAGAAGCCGAGGAATATATCCGGAAAGCAGATAAATCCCGGGCTTCTTATTATAATTACTATACCGACAAAATCTGGGGAGCTGCCGAGTCATACGACCTGTGTATCAGTTCTTCCGTTTACGGTATCGACGAAACGACCGCCTTTATCCGGGAGTTTGTGAGTAAACGGTGA
- a CDS encoding NVEALA domain-containing protein, translating to MKQKIITIFILCMCILGLTITQSININEASISTKNIEALASSESINFECKTAGGICWKNNLPTYGIHFEVPEK from the coding sequence ATGAAACAAAAAATAATTACAATATTCATTCTTTGCATGTGTATTTTAGGTTTAACTATAACACAATCCATAAATATAAATGAAGCTTCAATTTCAACAAAAAATATTGAAGCTTTGGCAAGCTCAGAGTCCATCAATTTTGAATGTAAGACAGCAGGCGGCATTTGTTGGAAAAATAATTTACCAACTTACGGTATCCATTTTGAAGTTCCTGAAAAATAA
- a CDS encoding SanA/YdcF family protein produces the protein MQKYILIWRKRQTGRKWIKYCVRFLLLGLILLLGTILLCNRIIIHSTESCLYDQVETIPENRVGVLLGTSPKLRGGRPNLYFNYRITAAVELFQAGKISRILVSGDNRRMNYNEPVEMRKALIAHGIPDSVIVMDFAGIRTLDSVIRAKKVFGQDRFTIISQRFHNERALYIAGRNGIEAVGFNAKDVDVYSGVKTRVRELLARVKVFIDIVVHKGPRHLGKREIIP, from the coding sequence ATGCAAAAATATATATTGATATGGAGAAAAAGACAGACAGGCAGGAAATGGATAAAATATTGTGTCCGCTTTTTATTATTGGGGCTTATCTTATTGTTGGGAACGATTCTGTTGTGTAATCGGATTATCATTCATAGTACTGAAAGTTGTTTGTATGATCAGGTAGAAACAATTCCCGAAAATCGGGTGGGGGTGTTGTTGGGAACTTCTCCGAAGTTGCGGGGTGGTCGGCCGAATCTTTATTTCAATTACCGGATCACGGCTGCTGTGGAACTCTTTCAGGCCGGTAAGATCAGCCGGATATTGGTCAGTGGAGATAATCGCCGCATGAATTATAACGAACCGGTTGAGATGCGGAAAGCGTTGATCGCCCATGGAATCCCGGATAGCGTGATCGTAATGGATTTTGCCGGGATACGTACACTCGATTCGGTGATCAGGGCTAAAAAAGTGTTCGGACAGGATCGGTTTACTATCATCTCCCAACGGTTTCATAACGAGAGAGCCCTGTATATTGCCGGGCGGAATGGAATCGAAGCCGTCGGTTTTAATGCGAAAGATGTCGATGTCTATAGTGGTGTTAAGACCCGGGTCCGGGAATTATTGGCCCGGGTGAAAGTTTTTATCGACATCGTTGTCCATAAAGGTCCCCGTCATTTGGGAAAACGGGAGATTATTCCCTGA
- a CDS encoding MATE family efflux transporter translates to MSEQSPLSLGTEDIKKLLMRYAVPAIVAMTAASLYNMMDSIFIGHGVGALGIAGLAVTFPFINLAAAFGSLVGVGASTLVSVKMGQKDLKSAEAVLGNVLLLNTVIGFLFMTVCLIFLDPILYFFGASADTLPYARDYMKVILYGNLITHIYMGLNEVMRASGYPQRAMMATLFAVLINGVLNALFIFVLDMGIKGAALGTICAQFLALLGVLYHFSSPKSFIRFQKGIFKVRWHIVGGMLAIGLSPFLMNLCSCLIVLLINNGLKDFGGDMYIGAYGIVNRIVFLFIMIVMGFNQGMQPIAGYNFGARQLSRMIQVLKYTTLCAITVTTLGFLICQIFPRTIIRMFTGDSDLIDIAEHGMRLILLFFPLVGFQMVSSSFFQSIGMAGKAIFLSLTRQLIFLLPCLLILPHYWGTDGVWGSIPVADFIASITTGLMLGWQLKKFKTGGLNNAKDSVAL, encoded by the coding sequence ATGTCGGAACAATCGCCTCTGTCTTTAGGAACAGAGGATATTAAGAAATTATTGATGCGTTATGCTGTCCCGGCGATCGTAGCAATGACCGCTGCTTCGTTGTATAATATGATGGACAGTATTTTTATCGGACACGGGGTGGGGGCATTGGGAATTGCCGGTTTGGCCGTGACTTTCCCTTTTATTAATTTGGCGGCGGCTTTCGGCTCTCTGGTGGGAGTAGGAGCTTCTACGCTGGTGTCTGTGAAGATGGGACAAAAGGATTTGAAAAGTGCCGAGGCGGTGCTCGGGAATGTACTTTTGCTGAATACCGTGATCGGTTTTTTGTTTATGACGGTATGCCTGATTTTTCTGGATCCGATCCTTTATTTTTTCGGGGCCAGTGCGGACACTTTGCCGTATGCCCGCGATTATATGAAGGTAATCCTTTATGGTAACCTCATTACTCATATTTATATGGGGCTCAATGAGGTGATGAGGGCTTCGGGTTACCCGCAAAGGGCGATGATGGCGACGTTGTTTGCCGTCTTGATCAACGGAGTGCTGAATGCACTTTTCATTTTTGTTTTGGATATGGGAATCAAGGGAGCTGCCCTGGGGACGATCTGTGCCCAGTTTTTGGCTTTGCTCGGGGTGTTGTACCATTTTTCCAGTCCGAAAAGTTTTATTCGTTTTCAAAAAGGAATTTTCAAGGTCAGATGGCATATTGTCGGAGGAATGCTGGCTATCGGGTTGTCGCCTTTCCTGATGAATCTTTGTAGTTGTCTGATCGTTTTGCTGATCAATAATGGATTGAAAGATTTCGGGGGAGATATGTATATCGGAGCTTATGGGATCGTCAACCGTATTGTGTTTTTGTTCATCATGATCGTTATGGGATTTAATCAGGGGATGCAACCTATTGCCGGATATAATTTCGGTGCCCGGCAGCTGTCCCGGATGATTCAGGTATTGAAATATACGACCTTATGTGCCATTACCGTGACCACTCTGGGATTTTTGATCTGTCAGATTTTTCCACGGACGATTATCCGGATGTTTACCGGTGATTCCGATTTGATCGATATTGCCGAACATGGGATGCGCCTGATTCTTTTGTTTTTCCCTTTAGTCGGTTTCCAGATGGTATCCTCGAGTTTTTTCCAGTCGATCGGGATGGCCGGAAAAGCGATTTTCCTGTCTTTAACCCGCCAATTGATCTTTTTATTGCCCTGTCTTCTTATCCTGCCGCATTATTGGGGTACCGACGGCGTTTGGGGAAGTATTCCGGTAGCGGATTTTATCGCTTCGATTACGACCGGGTTGATGTTGGGCTGGCAATTGAAGAAATTCAAGACCGGGGGATTGAATAATGCAAAAGATTCGGTAGCTTTGTAA
- a CDS encoding 6-bladed beta-propeller, whose product MKYLFLLIIFIIIFSSCQPTINEKSISVDIGKISSLPPETLFTSARIIPLETTDSSLMAQIDKVLVHKKTIYLLDARQNIVFVFNDNGNFLFKINQKGRGPEEYNFLNDININPYEQTLELLDPMGNLLTFDTTGKFIAKVSLPKEIPAYHKFGYIDREHIAFCCEHNENILSIYSRTSGKITGKYIKNKKNCAIGLPSFYTYNDTTYLSRFLFDQVYCVSKEGPKIAYEWFIPGHDYDPLKTIPDYDRNNFQEFKEVVDNLPCTYYKNWQNQDYLYTVIQIKGKEDCINIFYEKPTGKSTVFDKLEKEISFVADYMDDSTAIGIIQSSEMANYQNLNILDTFSREIIKHYDDVTSNPYLIEYIFK is encoded by the coding sequence ATGAAATATCTATTTCTACTTATTATATTTATTATAATATTTTCCAGCTGTCAACCAACAATCAATGAAAAAAGTATTTCAGTAGATATCGGTAAAATTTCTTCCTTACCTCCTGAAACACTTTTTACTTCAGCGAGAATAATTCCACTTGAAACGACAGATTCTTCCTTAATGGCCCAGATAGACAAGGTGCTCGTGCATAAAAAAACAATCTACCTACTGGATGCAAGACAAAATATAGTATTTGTTTTCAACGACAACGGAAATTTTCTATTTAAAATAAATCAAAAAGGAAGAGGACCGGAAGAATACAATTTTCTTAACGACATCAATATAAATCCCTATGAGCAAACCCTTGAACTATTGGATCCCATGGGAAATTTATTAACGTTCGATACGACAGGAAAATTTATTGCAAAAGTTTCTCTTCCGAAAGAGATTCCCGCCTATCACAAATTTGGATATATCGATCGGGAACATATTGCTTTCTGTTGCGAACACAATGAAAACATCCTGAGTATTTATTCCAGAACATCCGGAAAAATTACAGGCAAATACATTAAAAATAAGAAAAACTGTGCTATCGGACTGCCTTCTTTTTACACCTATAACGACACAACTTACCTCTCCAGATTTCTTTTCGACCAAGTATATTGTGTAAGTAAAGAAGGCCCCAAAATTGCATACGAATGGTTCATTCCCGGCCATGACTACGATCCACTCAAAACGATACCGGACTATGACAGGAATAACTTTCAGGAATTCAAAGAAGTTGTAGACAATCTACCTTGTACATATTACAAAAATTGGCAAAATCAAGATTATCTGTATACTGTCATTCAGATAAAAGGAAAAGAAGACTGTATCAATATTTTCTATGAAAAACCGACAGGTAAAAGTACGGTATTCGATAAATTAGAAAAAGAGATTTCCTTTGTAGCCGATTATATGGATGACAGTACGGCTATTGGCATTATCCAGAGTTCCGAGATGGCTAATTATCAAAATCTTAATATCCTGGATACTTTTAGTCGGGAAATAATAAAACACTACGATGATGTAACCTCTAATCCATATTTGATAGAATATATATTCAAATAA
- the ispG gene encoding (E)-4-hydroxy-3-methylbut-2-enyl-diphosphate synthase has product MRRKTTAVRIGNVVLSSEEPVLVQSMLNTSTREVDACVEQAIRIIEAGGRLVRITAPGVKEAEMLGEIHRRLRERGYTTPISADIHFVAEAASVAARYVEKVRINPGNFADKRATFKKLTYTDEEYAAELEILRQKFTEFLEVCRQYGTAVRIGTNHGSLSDRIMSRYGDTPAGMVEATMEYLRVCQACDFKDVVISLKSSDCRTMVDAVRLLVEKMEAEGMCYPLHLGVTEAGEGEDGRIRSAVGIGTLLNEGIGDTIRVSLTEEPEAEIPVACELARICSEPEYLKGWTPLKGECSKPCIVAGLTGVTVLDEQVMNRIGFTVSEVNDPVYGDRLHAGIKAPEWIYTGTLGPELTKLPPDTGVIVPLEILDMAHVYNRNASPLCSVGAYKKGEQTIDSKYRLVQICRSEELDADLTGRLRQDGKAVLVLALPVEYRLYREIFRRIQEAGLTNPAIIRAVVPGKEKERIRLVAASQLGGFFLDRLAGGLWIETPEIEDLTFPLELSRNILQSAGVRRYKAEFISCPGCGRTLFDLQGAVAKVKAAFGHLNTLKIAVMGCVVNGPGEMGDADYGYVGAGNGKVNLYKGRKMVRTAVPEEEAIGALREMIEGRS; this is encoded by the coding sequence ATGCGAAGGAAAACAACTGCTGTTCGAATAGGAAATGTGGTTCTTTCATCGGAAGAACCGGTGCTGGTTCAATCGATGCTGAATACGTCGACCCGGGAGGTGGATGCTTGTGTCGAACAGGCGATCCGGATTATCGAGGCCGGTGGCCGGCTGGTGAGGATTACTGCTCCGGGAGTGAAGGAAGCGGAGATGCTCGGGGAAATACACCGTCGTTTGCGTGAACGGGGATATACGACTCCGATTTCTGCGGATATTCATTTTGTTGCTGAGGCTGCTTCGGTTGCCGCCCGTTATGTGGAAAAGGTGAGGATAAATCCGGGAAATTTTGCGGATAAACGGGCCACTTTTAAGAAGCTGACCTATACCGATGAGGAGTATGCAGCTGAATTGGAAATCCTGCGGCAGAAATTTACGGAGTTTCTGGAGGTTTGCCGGCAATATGGAACGGCTGTCCGCATCGGTACGAATCATGGTTCGTTGTCCGATCGTATTATGAGCCGCTATGGAGATACCCCGGCGGGAATGGTGGAGGCTACGATGGAGTATTTGCGGGTGTGTCAGGCTTGTGACTTTAAAGATGTGGTGATTTCGCTGAAATCGAGCGATTGCCGGACTATGGTGGATGCCGTACGTTTACTGGTGGAGAAAATGGAGGCTGAGGGAATGTGTTATCCTTTGCATTTGGGAGTTACGGAAGCCGGTGAGGGTGAAGACGGACGTATCCGTTCGGCAGTGGGGATCGGAACCCTGTTGAATGAAGGAATCGGGGATACGATCCGGGTGTCCCTGACCGAGGAACCCGAAGCCGAGATTCCTGTGGCTTGCGAATTGGCCCGGATCTGTTCCGAACCGGAGTATCTGAAAGGGTGGACCCCATTGAAAGGAGAGTGTTCGAAACCTTGTATCGTGGCCGGATTGACGGGAGTAACCGTATTGGACGAACAGGTGATGAACCGGATCGGTTTTACCGTAAGTGAGGTCAATGATCCGGTATATGGTGACCGTTTGCATGCCGGTATAAAAGCACCGGAATGGATTTATACCGGGACATTGGGACCGGAATTGACTAAATTACCCCCGGATACAGGGGTTATCGTACCTCTGGAGATTCTGGATATGGCTCATGTCTATAACCGGAATGCTTCTCCGTTATGCAGTGTCGGAGCATATAAAAAGGGGGAACAGACGATCGATAGCAAGTACAGATTGGTGCAGATCTGCCGGTCCGAAGAACTGGATGCCGATTTAACCGGCCGGTTGCGGCAGGATGGGAAAGCGGTGTTGGTTTTGGCACTGCCTGTCGAATATCGCCTTTACCGGGAAATATTCCGCCGGATACAGGAGGCCGGCCTGACTAATCCGGCGATTATCCGGGCTGTCGTGCCGGGGAAGGAGAAAGAACGAATCCGTCTTGTGGCGGCTTCACAATTGGGCGGTTTTTTCCTCGACCGTCTTGCCGGTGGTCTTTGGATCGAAACACCGGAAATAGAGGACCTGACTTTCCCTTTGGAATTGAGCCGGAATATTTTACAGTCTGCCGGAGTGCGTCGGTATAAGGCAGAATTTATCAGTTGTCCGGGGTGTGGAAGGACATTGTTCGATTTGCAGGGTGCGGTGGCTAAGGTGAAAGCAGCGTTCGGACATCTGAATACGCTGAAAATCGCTGTCATGGGTTGTGTGGTCAACGGACCCGGAGAGATGGGAGATGCCGATTATGGCTATGTCGGTGCAGGGAATGGAAAGGTAAACCTGTATAAAGGCCGGAAAATGGTGCGTACTGCCGTCCCGGAAGAGGAGGCGATCGGGGCGTTGAGGGAGATGATAGAGGGTAGAAGCTAA
- a CDS encoding BF3164 family lipoprotein, whose translation MKKTIQTILLGFQLISFSCSVSDPLDSESVSINTDQAITLKTVQVSNLKDQGIYQVSGIIKQGDQLIIGDRIGLRHAVNIDLRSQAQKNLFPRGRSHNAAVAVTSLSTNSDSEITAFDFRQGKLLITPTANTPQPRSTASSFIQLPTEQQHISAIKAGPFVIATGIYEEGRYLLYSPEENKAAYFLTYPDHPSYPNIQEKTKGVLYASTVLKARPDNQAFVCADMYSGIIDICRIESNQIERIQQHCFHYPKVNIKEGSRFPDVAYSQNNYFGFSDIAVSQDRIYAIYSGKTYKESGKNFQHCQTLLVFDWDGNLLSNFKLEEPVTHITYDTKEKKIYVSNTSLFQLKNL comes from the coding sequence ATGAAAAAAACGATACAGACCATATTATTGGGTTTCCAGTTAATCAGCTTTAGCTGTTCGGTATCTGATCCCTTGGATTCGGAATCTGTTTCCATTAATACAGACCAGGCAATTACTCTTAAAACAGTTCAAGTCAGTAATCTGAAAGATCAGGGAATATACCAAGTTTCCGGTATTATAAAACAAGGTGATCAGCTTATTATAGGCGATCGGATTGGTTTACGCCACGCGGTAAACATTGATCTGCGATCCCAAGCGCAGAAAAATTTGTTTCCGCGTGGTCGAAGCCACAATGCAGCAGTAGCTGTTACTTCGCTATCTACCAATAGCGATTCAGAAATTACTGCTTTTGACTTCCGTCAAGGCAAACTATTGATCACTCCGACAGCCAATACCCCCCAACCCCGTTCCACTGCTTCCTCTTTCATACAACTCCCAACAGAGCAACAGCATATATCAGCTATAAAAGCAGGTCCATTTGTTATTGCAACAGGAATATATGAAGAAGGACGATATTTATTATACTCACCGGAAGAAAACAAGGCTGCCTACTTTCTTACCTATCCCGATCATCCGTCTTATCCGAATATTCAGGAAAAGACCAAAGGAGTATTGTATGCCAGTACGGTTTTAAAAGCACGTCCCGATAATCAAGCTTTCGTTTGTGCAGATATGTACAGTGGGATTATCGACATCTGCCGTATCGAAAGCAATCAAATCGAACGTATTCAACAACATTGCTTTCATTACCCTAAAGTAAATATCAAAGAAGGAAGCAGATTTCCCGATGTCGCTTATTCACAGAATAATTATTTCGGTTTTTCAGATATAGCTGTTTCGCAGGATCGTATCTATGCCATCTATTCCGGAAAAACATATAAAGAAAGTGGAAAAAATTTCCAGCACTGCCAAACTTTATTGGTATTCGACTGGGACGGAAATTTATTGAGCAATTTTAAACTGGAGGAACCTGTCACCCATATTACTTATGACACAAAAGAAAAAAAGATTTACGTTTCAAACACTTCTTTATTCCAATTGAAGAACCTATAA
- the ilvD gene encoding dihydroxy-acid dehydratase → MRNNLRSAVTMTGRRMAGARSLWRANGMKDEQFGMPVIGIVNSFTQFVPGHTHLHEIGQYVKTLIEERGCFAAEFNTIAIDDGIAMGHDGMLYSLPSREIIADSVEYMANAHQVDALFCISNCDKITPGMLMAAMRLNIPTIFVSGGPMEAGDFDGKGIDLIDAMVMSADSRCSDADIEKIERWACPGCGSCSGMFTANSMNCLNEALGLALPGNGTIVATHTNRRRLFEKAASLIVQMAGRYYFEGDDSVLPRNIATKAAFGNAMSLDIAMGGSTNTVLHLLAIAHEAGVDFTMQDIDRLSRKVPVLCKVAPNSHFHIQDVNRAGGILSILGELAEAGLIDTTVNRVGYKNLAECLSKYNLKSPKLTQKAQKFYLSAPGGKFSRELGSQSKTYARFDTDRRMGCIRDVDHAYFKDGGLAVLTGNIARNGCIVKTAGVDESLFVFRGRAKVFESQEQAMNGILNDEVKAGDVVVIRYEGPKGGPGMQEMLYPTSYLKSKHLDKACALITDGRFSGGTSGLSIGHISPEAAAGGALAIVRDGDLIEIDIPARTINLLLSDPDIAARLAAQKNFEPAGRKRTVPKSLQAYARFVSSADQGAVRIL, encoded by the coding sequence ATGAGAAATAACCTTAGAAGCGCTGTTACAATGACAGGCCGTCGGATGGCCGGAGCCAGAAGTTTGTGGAGAGCCAATGGTATGAAAGACGAACAATTCGGGATGCCCGTCATCGGCATCGTCAACTCGTTCACCCAGTTTGTACCGGGTCATACCCACCTGCACGAAATCGGACAATACGTAAAGACCTTAATAGAAGAACGCGGATGCTTCGCAGCCGAATTCAACACCATAGCCATCGACGACGGAATCGCCATGGGCCACGACGGGATGTTATACTCGCTTCCTTCGCGGGAAATCATCGCCGACAGTGTGGAATACATGGCCAACGCCCATCAGGTAGACGCTTTGTTTTGTATCAGTAATTGTGACAAAATCACTCCGGGCATGCTGATGGCTGCTATGCGTCTGAATATTCCGACGATTTTTGTATCCGGAGGCCCGATGGAAGCCGGTGATTTCGACGGCAAGGGAATAGATCTGATCGACGCCATGGTCATGAGTGCAGACAGCCGTTGCAGCGATGCAGATATCGAGAAAATCGAACGTTGGGCCTGCCCCGGATGCGGTTCGTGTTCGGGCATGTTTACAGCCAACTCCATGAACTGTCTCAACGAAGCGTTGGGATTGGCGCTTCCCGGCAACGGTACCATTGTAGCCACCCACACTAACCGGCGGCGTTTGTTTGAAAAAGCTGCTTCATTAATCGTACAAATGGCCGGACGGTATTATTTCGAAGGGGACGATTCGGTATTACCCCGTAACATAGCGACCAAAGCCGCTTTCGGGAATGCCATGTCACTGGACATCGCCATGGGAGGATCGACCAATACCGTACTCCACCTGCTGGCCATCGCCCACGAAGCCGGAGTAGACTTCACCATGCAGGATATCGACCGCCTGTCGAGAAAAGTACCGGTACTATGCAAGGTCGCTCCCAACTCTCACTTTCACATCCAGGATGTAAACCGGGCAGGAGGTATCCTGTCTATCCTCGGGGAATTGGCGGAAGCCGGTTTGATCGATACCACGGTCAACCGTGTCGGATACAAAAATCTGGCAGAATGCCTCTCGAAATACAACCTGAAAAGCCCGAAGCTCACTCAAAAGGCGCAAAAATTCTATCTCAGTGCACCCGGCGGCAAATTCAGCCGGGAACTGGGTTCTCAAAGTAAAACCTATGCCCGCTTCGATACCGACCGTCGGATGGGATGTATCCGGGATGTAGACCATGCTTATTTCAAAGACGGGGGACTGGCTGTCCTGACCGGGAACATCGCCCGCAACGGATGTATCGTAAAAACAGCCGGAGTAGATGAATCACTGTTCGTATTCCGGGGACGTGCCAAAGTATTCGAATCGCAGGAACAAGCCATGAACGGTATTCTGAACGATGAAGTAAAAGCCGGAGATGTCGTCGTCATCCGTTATGAAGGGCCTAAAGGCGGACCGGGCATGCAAGAAATGCTTTACCCCACTTCTTATCTGAAATCCAAACATCTGGACAAAGCCTGTGCCCTGATCACCGACGGACGATTTTCAGGAGGGACTTCGGGTTTATCCATCGGTCACATCTCACCTGAAGCAGCTGCCGGAGGAGCTTTGGCCATCGTCCGGGACGGCGATCTGATCGAAATAGACATTCCGGCACGGACCATCAACCTGTTACTGAGTGATCCCGATATTGCCGCCCGGTTAGCCGCTCAAAAAAACTTCGAACCGGCCGGACGCAAACGTACGGTACCCAAATCCCTGCAGGCTTACGCCCGGTTCGTCAGTTCAGCCGACCAGGGTGCCGTCCGCATTCTATAA
- a CDS encoding AMP-dependent synthetase/ligase, protein MKNGELHTLIDLLERSCLKFPENAYLWEKREGGYRSVTYRQTRREVGDVAAGLLAGGLQKGDRVALLSEGCNDWVFAELGILYAGGVNVPLSIKLTDKELIFRVRHSGARFLIVSDYYVATLRRIEAELPEIEKIYVIRYSSAEEGKYNSFERLKDEGKRWVTEYPGMLEKQAVTVSGADLANISYTSGTTAEPKGIMLTHENYVSNVLQSDSLIRIPEYFRILLFLPWDHSFAHTVGIYSFMYNGASLAAVDFGKSPMEYLRNIPLNMKEIKPHVLLSVPALAKNFRRSIETGIRQRGWLIRKLYGLGLKWGYYYHGQGNFRGKGGRMLLWPVVKLMDILVFSKIRKIFGGNLQFFVGGGALLDTELQRYYCTLGIPMLQGYGLSEASPVISSNCPQRYRFGSSGQVVKPLELKICDETGTEVKKGEKGEIVIRGKNVMKGYWKNEKSTAGTIRDGWLYTGDRGYLGEDGSLFVSGRFKSLLIAGDGEKYSPEGIEEAIAELSPYIDYCVLYNNQSPYTAGLIVPNKTALTEYVKQREEEPGTVEACKLMLTKLNEELMKFRKGGMYEGMFPERWLPAVVGILPEPLTAQNGTVNSTSKVVRHKVYEVFREELDFLYTPEGKDIRNPRNTKNMKSMITWKI, encoded by the coding sequence ATGAAGAACGGGGAGTTGCATACATTGATCGATTTGCTGGAACGGAGTTGCCTGAAGTTTCCGGAAAATGCTTATTTGTGGGAAAAGCGTGAAGGGGGGTATCGGTCGGTGACCTATCGGCAAACTCGCCGGGAAGTGGGTGATGTGGCGGCCGGTTTGCTGGCCGGAGGTTTGCAGAAGGGCGATCGCGTTGCTTTGCTGAGTGAGGGATGTAACGATTGGGTGTTCGCCGAATTGGGTATTTTATATGCCGGTGGTGTGAATGTTCCCCTGAGTATTAAACTCACGGATAAAGAATTGATATTTCGTGTCCGCCATTCCGGGGCCCGTTTCCTGATCGTATCGGATTATTATGTAGCGACTTTGCGGCGGATAGAAGCTGAACTTCCCGAAATCGAAAAGATTTATGTCATCCGTTATTCTTCGGCTGAGGAAGGAAAATATAATTCTTTCGAACGTCTGAAAGATGAAGGAAAACGTTGGGTGACAGAGTACCCTGGAATGTTGGAAAAACAGGCCGTAACAGTTAGTGGGGCCGATCTGGCCAATATTTCATATACCTCGGGAACGACGGCCGAGCCGAAAGGAATTATGCTTACCCATGAGAATTATGTGAGTAACGTGTTGCAATCCGATTCCCTGATCCGTATTCCGGAATATTTCCGGATTTTGCTTTTTTTACCTTGGGATCATAGTTTTGCACATACCGTCGGGATTTATTCGTTTATGTATAACGGGGCTTCGTTGGCAGCCGTCGATTTCGGTAAGTCACCGATGGAATATCTGCGTAATATTCCGTTGAATATGAAAGAGATAAAGCCGCATGTGTTGCTGAGCGTTCCTGCTTTGGCCAAGAATTTCCGGCGGAGTATCGAGACGGGTATCCGGCAACGGGGATGGCTGATCCGGAAACTTTACGGACTGGGACTGAAATGGGGATATTACTATCATGGTCAGGGAAATTTCCGGGGGAAAGGCGGACGTATGCTACTGTGGCCTGTGGTGAAGCTGATGGATATACTGGTATTTTCGAAGATCCGGAAAATTTTTGGCGGTAACCTGCAATTTTTTGTCGGGGGTGGGGCTTTACTGGATACGGAATTGCAAAGATACTACTGTACCCTGGGTATCCCGATGTTGCAAGGGTACGGATTGTCCGAAGCTTCTCCGGTGATTAGTTCCAATTGTCCGCAACGTTACCGTTTCGGGTCTTCGGGACAGGTAGTGAAACCTTTGGAATTGAAGATTTGTGACGAAACAGGGACAGAAGTGAAGAAAGGGGAAAAGGGAGAGATCGTCATCCGGGGGAAGAATGTGATGAAAGGATATTGGAAGAATGAGAAGTCTACGGCCGGGACGATCCGCGACGGCTGGTTGTATACCGGAGACAGGGGTTATCTCGGTGAAGACGGGTCGTTGTTTGTATCGGGACGTTTTAAATCACTGCTGATTGCCGGCGACGGGGAAAAATATAGCCCCGAAGGAATCGAAGAAGCTATTGCCGAATTATCCCCCTATATCGATTATTGTGTGTTGTACAATAATCAGTCGCCTTATACGGCCGGCCTGATCGTTCCGAATAAAACAGCTCTGACCGAATATGTAAAACAACGGGAAGAAGAACCCGGAACGGTTGAAGCTTGTAAGCTGATGCTGACGAAATTGAATGAGGAACTGATGAAATTCCGTAAGGGTGGCATGTATGAAGGGATGTTTCCCGAACGCTGGTTACCTGCTGTTGTCGGGATCTTGCCGGAACCTCTGACGGCACAGAACGGAACGGTCAATTCAACTTCGAAGGTGGTGCGGCACAAGGTGTACGAAGTTTTCCGGGAAGAATTGGATTTTCTTTATACCCCTGAGGGAAAGGATATCCGGAATCCCCGGAATACGAAGAATATGAAGAGTATGATCACGTGGAAGATCTAA